The Tumebacillus amylolyticus DNA segment AGGGTACATTAGTGAGAGGGGAACTGTTAGTGATCTAGGTTTTGCAGAATATACTCGGATTCATGATCTTGTCACAAAGGAATCAGAGAGTTTCGAAGGAAAAAAGCCGCGCTTCAAAGATGCTTCTTCTTACAAGCCTATCACATTTCGAGGGTTTAAATGACGCTGGTTAGAATGTGTTCACATGTGTGTGAACTCTGAGTTGAGTATACTCAGATGATATTTTGAAGTAACTGTAAAGTGCAGCCCAACGGCTATCGCCGGGGCGCTGCACTCGCCTTCGCTCGTGAAAGAATTTCAAGTTTTGAGTAACTAGTGTACGTGACCCTCGAAATGATGATATAAATGTGAGTGTGATCCTGTGAACCAGTTAGGTTTAGACAAAGAACTTGAAATGTATTCAAATGTTTTGATGGATAGTGGGTTACCTGTTATCTATTCTTTGAAACACTTCTCATTAATGGCTGGTGTAGACAGAACTAGGTTATTACGTATTACCGAACAAAGGGATCGGAATTATCATAGGTTCCTTTTGGAAAAAAGAGCAGGAGGTTTTCGCGAGATTCTAACGCCTAAACCTTTATTAAAAAGAATTCAGAGATTGATATACGTAAATATATTGGCTACTGTTGAGCTGGATCAAAGTTGCTTAGGTTTCCGAGAGGGTAGATCCATAAAGGATAACGCGCAGATTCATGCCAATCAAGACGCCGTAATGAAAGTAGACTTGTATAGGTTTTTTGATACGATCTCTGAAAAACGGGTTTATGGAATGTTTAAAAGCCTCGGCTATCACACTAACCTATCAGTTGATTTTGCGAAACTTACTACGCTGCATCCATCTGAACAGTATTACTTAGAAATTATGAATGATAAAAATTTGCCGGATCATTATCCTGATCCACATTTTGCTAGATTACCTCAAGGAGCACCAACAAGCCCGGTGATCTCAAATATTATTGCACGTAATCTTGACTTTCGGTTAAGAAAACTTGCTGAAAAACTGGGAGTGAATTACTCCAGATATGCAGATGATATAACTTTTTCTGGAGTTTTAACCAAGTTGCCAAAAATTCATCTGATTAACGATATAGTTAGGAGTGAGGGTTTCTTTATTAATGGATCTAAAATATCTTTGCGAAAGAAAGGTACGAAACAACTTGTAACTGGGCTAACTGTATCAAATGGTGTTCATGTTCCTAAGAAGTATAAACAGGAAACCTGGAGGCATTTGTATTACTCCAAAAAATACGGTGCTAAAGATCATTTAAGACGAATTGGAAAAACGGGGATTTCAGGATTTGAGGAGTGGCTCTTGGGAAGAATTCATTTTATTAGATCAATAGAACCAGAAGTTGGGGATGCAATGTTAGAAAAATATGAAGTCATTGATTGGAGTTTGATTTAATTTCATGCATTTCGAATAGACGTAAAGGAGTAGAAGCTTTGATCTCAAAACCATAAGATTCCACGTAAAAGTATTTGGGCGATGGAGGCTTTGGTCAACTATCGAAATGAAATTTCATTTTAAAATTCCTACAAACTCGGGCAGAGTGTCCGGGTTTTTTTTGTTCAGAAAAGTCGTGATCTGACTATTTATTACCTGTCTATATCCCACCAATATAGCGAAATTTGGCTCTGAATGAAGTGAAGGCTCCCGTGAAAAAAGGCCAAGTCGTCGGCAGCATCGTGATCAAGCAAGGCGGGAATGAGATCGCGAAGACCGATTTGGTTGCAGGGGCAGACTGCGGAG contains these protein-coding regions:
- a CDS encoding reverse transcriptase domain-containing protein, whose protein sequence is MNQLGLDKELEMYSNVLMDSGLPVIYSLKHFSLMAGVDRTRLLRITEQRDRNYHRFLLEKRAGGFREILTPKPLLKRIQRLIYVNILATVELDQSCLGFREGRSIKDNAQIHANQDAVMKVDLYRFFDTISEKRVYGMFKSLGYHTNLSVDFAKLTTLHPSEQYYLEIMNDKNLPDHYPDPHFARLPQGAPTSPVISNIIARNLDFRLRKLAEKLGVNYSRYADDITFSGVLTKLPKIHLINDIVRSEGFFINGSKISLRKKGTKQLVTGLTVSNGVHVPKKYKQETWRHLYYSKKYGAKDHLRRIGKTGISGFEEWLLGRIHFIRSIEPEVGDAMLEKYEVIDWSLI